A genomic window from Methylobacterium nodulans ORS 2060 includes:
- a CDS encoding NAD(P)-dependent oxidoreductase: MRSVQWRKRSMSAQKQQFRLGLVGYGEIGSTLGRGLRGAGLEHVTAYDKYAFDGPYAGLIQSRAQDAGVTLVRSNQELADAADLIVSVTPGSASLDSAAAFVGCLSERHIFMDFASATPKIKLGVAERLAGGGALVGDGSIEGTPKNGYAMPILVSGPSGERVRDLLNPWGMQISYVGDTLGTASGIKILRSVLIKGIEALTDEMLLAARHYGIDEIVLASACKTLARPWMDTVESLTPSGVIHAKRRAEELEMSAEAVADAGIEPVMARAVAARLRWKESLGLKERLNGVEPGNYKEAINQIVGAMTAS, encoded by the coding sequence TTGAGATCCGTTCAGTGGAGGAAAAGATCCATGTCAGCACAGAAGCAGCAATTCCGACTCGGCCTCGTCGGCTACGGTGAGATCGGGAGCACTCTGGGGCGCGGCCTGCGCGGCGCGGGCCTAGAGCACGTCACAGCCTACGACAAGTATGCCTTCGACGGTCCCTATGCCGGTCTGATCCAGAGCCGGGCCCAGGACGCGGGGGTCACCCTCGTGCGCTCGAACCAGGAACTTGCCGACGCCGCGGACCTGATCGTCAGCGTGACACCGGGTTCGGCCTCGCTGGATAGCGCCGCGGCCTTTGTAGGCTGCCTTAGCGAGCGGCATATCTTCATGGATTTCGCCTCTGCCACGCCGAAGATCAAGCTCGGGGTTGCCGAACGTTTGGCTGGCGGCGGGGCCCTCGTCGGCGACGGCTCGATCGAGGGCACGCCGAAGAACGGCTACGCCATGCCGATCCTCGTTAGCGGACCCTCAGGCGAGCGTGTACGCGATCTACTCAATCCCTGGGGGATGCAGATCAGCTACGTCGGCGATACGCTTGGCACGGCATCCGGGATCAAGATCCTGCGCTCGGTGCTGATCAAGGGCATTGAGGCATTGACCGACGAGATGCTGCTCGCTGCGCGTCACTACGGCATCGACGAAATCGTGCTCGCCTCGGCCTGCAAGACCTTAGCGCGGCCGTGGATGGACACGGTGGAGTCGCTCACCCCATCGGGCGTGATCCACGCCAAGCGCCGGGCGGAGGAGCTGGAAATGTCGGCCGAAGCGGTGGCTGATGCCGGCATCGAACCGGTGATGGCACGGGCCGTCGCGGCGCGCCTTCGTTGGAAGGAGAGCCTCGGACTCAAGGAACGACTGAACGGCGTCGAACCCGGCAACTACAAAGAGGCCATTAACCAGATTGTCGGCGCAATGACGGCGTCCTGA
- a CDS encoding FAD-binding and (Fe-S)-binding domain-containing protein — translation MIPALTSLPIPTSLYAAFLAELRVRGFVGELSDGIADRTVLATDNSIYQIRPEAVAFPRDRDDLVRIGALLGDPRFAEVRVSPRGGGTGTNGQSLTGGLVVDVSRHMNRILEIDVENRVVRVEPGVVKDQLNRELARHGLFFAPELSTSNRATIGGMISTDACGQGSCLYGKTRDHVRELTTVLTDGSVWTSRPLGDEDLAAVCARPDRVGEIHRVVNEIVTRDAALIEERFPKLNRCLTGYDLAHVRDRQGRFDLNAVLCGSEGTLGLIVEATLSVLPIPQHAALISLRYDSFDAALRDARALVELGPASIETIDSRVLALARGDIVWHEVSAFFPDDPEGPAEGVNLVEVLAETAGDLEAQLTRVTQRLEHEGRTRGRRGFTVARETAGAPNDEAVRTIGAGVQGSMRLAEDGDEAEGDGVRVAPPEAVDAVTRIWSMRKKAVGLLGNMKGDARPIAFVEDTAVPPENLADYIAEFRAALDRRGLVYGMFGHVDAGVLHVRPAIDTKDPAQDRLIREITEEVVALTGKYGGVLWGEHGKGVRSEFSPQVFGPLYPALQRIKAAFDPRDQLNPGKIAAPEGGRLLTVDGVPTKGGFDRTIPASVRVNFDEALHCNGNGACFNYDPDDAMCPSWKGTRERRHSPKGRAQLMREWLRLLVGQGIDPMAESRRLRGRSGWRAFPARLWASLSRDRDFSHAVKEAMDGCLACKSCVGQCPIKVDVPTFRAKFLELYHGRYLRRPRDHVVGLIEILLPLAARAPRLANVLSTSKPGVWLMRVVGLTATPRLSGIDLVREAERRGVTVASAGALRVLSPTERARSVLIVQDAFTSHYETSLVLDLVDLLIELGFKPWLAPYLPNGKPLHVHGFLGAFERRARRNAAALRALAETGVDLVGIDPSMTLTYRSEYVGALGPEQVPRVHLVQEWLATRLGERSSSGAQAEYLLLPHCTERTTAAAGLRDWQTVFARLGHRLTILPAGCCGMAGTYRHESEHRATSERIYDLSWAGHVDRAGRSDRLLADGYSCRSQVKLVDSIQLSHPIEALLAALRSGGQTARLAA, via the coding sequence ATGATCCCCGCCCTGACCAGTCTCCCAATTCCCACGTCGCTTTATGCGGCCTTCCTCGCCGAGCTCCGGGTGCGGGGCTTCGTGGGCGAACTGTCGGATGGGATCGCAGATCGAACGGTGCTGGCCACCGACAATTCGATCTATCAGATCCGGCCCGAGGCCGTGGCCTTCCCGCGCGACCGGGACGATCTCGTCCGGATCGGGGCGCTACTCGGCGACCCGCGATTTGCCGAGGTCCGGGTCTCGCCGCGCGGGGGTGGAACCGGCACCAACGGCCAGTCCCTGACCGGCGGCCTCGTGGTCGATGTCTCCCGCCACATGAACCGCATCCTGGAGATCGACGTCGAGAACCGGGTGGTGCGCGTCGAGCCGGGCGTCGTGAAGGACCAGCTCAACCGGGAGTTGGCCCGGCATGGTCTGTTCTTCGCTCCCGAACTGTCTACGTCGAATCGGGCCACCATCGGCGGCATGATCTCCACCGACGCGTGCGGCCAGGGCTCGTGCCTGTACGGCAAGACCCGCGACCACGTGCGCGAACTGACGACCGTCCTGACCGACGGTTCGGTCTGGACGTCACGCCCGCTCGGGGACGAGGACCTGGCCGCCGTCTGCGCGCGCCCGGATCGCGTGGGCGAGATCCACCGTGTCGTGAACGAGATCGTCACGCGCGATGCCGCCCTTATCGAGGAGCGCTTTCCCAAGCTCAACCGTTGCCTCACCGGCTACGACCTCGCCCATGTCCGGGACAGACAGGGCCGCTTCGACCTGAACGCGGTGCTGTGCGGGTCAGAGGGCACCCTCGGGCTGATTGTGGAAGCCACGCTCTCCGTGCTGCCCATCCCGCAGCACGCCGCACTGATCAGCCTGCGCTACGACAGCTTCGACGCTGCCCTGCGCGATGCGCGGGCCCTCGTCGAGCTGGGCCCGGCTTCGATTGAGACCATCGACTCTCGCGTGCTCGCCTTGGCGCGGGGCGACATCGTCTGGCACGAGGTCAGCGCCTTCTTCCCGGACGATCCCGAGGGACCGGCCGAAGGTGTGAACCTGGTCGAGGTGCTGGCGGAGACGGCGGGAGATCTCGAAGCCCAGCTCACGCGCGTGACGCAGCGGCTGGAGCACGAGGGGCGGACCCGCGGCCGACGCGGCTTCACGGTCGCGCGCGAGACAGCGGGCGCGCCCAACGATGAGGCGGTCCGCACGATTGGAGCGGGTGTGCAAGGAAGCATGCGGCTCGCGGAGGACGGCGACGAGGCGGAGGGCGACGGCGTCCGGGTCGCGCCTCCCGAAGCCGTCGACGCGGTCACGCGGATCTGGAGCATGCGCAAGAAGGCGGTGGGCCTTCTGGGCAACATGAAGGGCGACGCCCGTCCGATTGCCTTCGTCGAGGATACGGCCGTCCCGCCCGAGAACCTCGCCGACTACATCGCCGAGTTCCGGGCCGCTCTCGACCGCCGCGGCCTCGTCTACGGCATGTTTGGGCACGTGGATGCTGGCGTGCTGCACGTGCGCCCCGCCATCGACACCAAGGACCCTGCGCAAGACCGGCTCATCCGGGAGATCACCGAGGAGGTCGTCGCCCTCACGGGCAAGTACGGCGGCGTCCTGTGGGGTGAGCACGGCAAGGGCGTCCGCTCGGAATTCTCTCCGCAAGTATTCGGACCGCTCTATCCCGCTCTCCAGCGCATCAAAGCCGCCTTCGATCCGCGCGACCAACTCAATCCCGGCAAGATCGCCGCGCCCGAGGGCGGGCGGCTCCTCACCGTGGACGGCGTGCCGACGAAGGGCGGCTTCGACCGCACGATCCCCGCTTCCGTGCGCGTGAACTTCGACGAGGCGCTCCACTGCAACGGCAACGGCGCCTGCTTCAACTACGACCCGGACGACGCGATGTGCCCGTCCTGGAAGGGCACTCGCGAGCGGCGGCACTCCCCGAAGGGGCGGGCTCAGCTGATGCGGGAATGGCTGCGCCTGCTTGTGGGCCAAGGTATCGACCCAATGGCGGAGAGCCGCCGTCTGCGTGGGCGAAGCGGCTGGCGCGCGTTTCCGGCGCGACTGTGGGCCAGTCTATCGCGCGACCGCGACTTCTCCCACGCGGTAAAGGAGGCGATGGATGGCTGCCTGGCATGTAAGTCCTGCGTCGGGCAATGTCCGATCAAGGTCGATGTGCCGACCTTCCGGGCGAAGTTCCTCGAACTCTATCATGGCCGCTACCTGCGGCGGCCGCGCGACCACGTCGTTGGCCTGATCGAGATCCTGCTGCCCCTGGCCGCCCGTGCACCGCGGCTCGCCAATGTTCTGTCCACCTCGAAACCTGGGGTTTGGTTGATGCGTGTCGTCGGACTGACCGCCACGCCTCGCCTGTCCGGGATCGATCTCGTCCGGGAGGCCGAGCGCCGGGGCGTCACGGTGGCGAGTGCCGGGGCGCTACGCGTCCTGTCGCCGACGGAGCGGGCGCGCAGCGTCTTGATCGTACAGGACGCCTTCACCAGTCACTACGAGACGTCGCTCGTCCTGGATCTCGTCGATCTCCTGATCGAACTCGGGTTCAAGCCCTGGCTGGCGCCCTACTTGCCGAACGGCAAGCCGCTGCACGTGCACGGTTTCCTGGGCGCCTTCGAGCGTCGGGCACGGCGCAACGCGGCGGCGCTGCGCGCGCTCGCCGAGACGGGGGTCGACCTCGTAGGCATCGACCCTTCCATGACACTGACCTACAGGTCGGAGTACGTGGGCGCGCTCGGGCCGGAGCAAGTGCCGCGGGTTCACCTGGTGCAGGAGTGGTTGGCCACGCGTCTCGGCGAGCGGTCGTCATCCGGAGCACAGGCCGAGTACCTGTTGCTGCCTCACTGCACCGAGCGGACGACTGCCGCCGCCGGACTTCGCGACTGGCAGACGGTGTTCGCCCGCCTCGGGCACCGCCTCACGATCCTGCCCGCGGGCTGCTGCGGCATGGCGGGCACCTACAGGCACGAGAGCGAGCACCGGGCGACGTCCGAGCGCATCTACGACCTGAGTTGGGCGGGGCATGTGGACCGCGCCGGCCGATCAGATCGCCTCTTGGCGGACGGCTACTCGTGCCGGTCGCAGGTCAAGTTGGTCGACAGCATCCAGCTGTCCCACCCGATCGAAGCTCTCCTCGCGGCCCTTCGTTCGGGCGGCCAAACAGCGCGGCTTGCCGCGTAA
- a CDS encoding MFS transporter, whose translation MYNATANADPILSPKAATRFRWVVMNLIFVVYTLAAADRANIGIVLPFVKKEFAMSNTEAGAVVSLFFIGYSVMQIPAGFLVRKLGTRTVFPIFMLLTSLFTGLLGTAGSALAMKLNRLALGFAEAPLPVSMLSTMNRWFPAREKGTAVGLFLAAAKFGPVIVPPLGALIIATLGWQYVFFVCAMPGLIFAVLWYFLVVDDPARSRFVSAAEVAHIRDEAPIQSAAAANSMPVTIAAEPSKGRFSRLDRVIRGRRVRLIATAKETFRSGNIWGLALGYLMMTGIINVILAWLPTYLTNVKHFSLMNVGFVASAPFVGGVLGNIIGGWFSDRIVGKRRKPTILISAISTVFMMVALIQAPNEPVTLATLLFLTGFLLNVGYSSFTVYPAGLTTKDAYPLAVSVVNTGGQAGGALFPFLTGLLLDAYSWDAVFLFLGASSLVALAVMLLVVEPIETEPGAAIQ comes from the coding sequence ATGTATAATGCCACTGCTAACGCGGACCCGATTCTATCACCGAAAGCCGCGACCCGGTTTCGTTGGGTCGTGATGAACTTAATCTTTGTTGTTTATACGTTGGCGGCCGCTGATCGGGCCAATATCGGCATCGTGCTTCCCTTCGTGAAGAAGGAATTCGCGATGTCAAACACCGAAGCCGGTGCGGTCGTCAGCCTGTTCTTCATCGGCTACTCCGTCATGCAGATTCCCGCGGGCTTTCTCGTCCGGAAGCTCGGCACGCGGACTGTGTTTCCGATCTTCATGCTGCTGACCTCGTTGTTCACTGGGCTTCTGGGCACCGCCGGCTCTGCTCTGGCGATGAAGCTGAACCGACTGGCCCTCGGGTTCGCTGAGGCACCGCTCCCCGTCTCCATGCTCTCGACGATGAACCGTTGGTTCCCCGCGCGGGAGAAGGGCACGGCGGTCGGCCTGTTCCTCGCTGCTGCGAAGTTCGGTCCCGTGATCGTACCTCCGCTCGGCGCGCTGATTATCGCTACGCTCGGCTGGCAATACGTGTTCTTCGTCTGTGCCATGCCAGGGTTGATCTTCGCCGTGCTGTGGTACTTCCTCGTGGTCGACGATCCGGCTCGCAGCCGCTTTGTGTCCGCGGCAGAGGTCGCCCACATCCGTGACGAGGCGCCGATACAGTCGGCCGCCGCAGCGAACTCTATGCCGGTAACGATTGCCGCTGAACCGTCCAAGGGCCGGTTTTCGCGCCTGGATCGGGTGATCCGCGGCCGCCGCGTCCGTCTGATCGCGACGGCCAAGGAGACCTTCCGATCCGGCAACATTTGGGGGCTGGCTCTCGGCTACCTGATGATGACCGGTATCATCAACGTTATCCTGGCCTGGTTGCCGACCTACCTGACCAACGTCAAACATTTCTCGTTGATGAATGTCGGGTTCGTGGCCTCCGCGCCATTCGTCGGTGGCGTCCTCGGCAACATCATCGGTGGCTGGTTCTCGGATAGGATCGTGGGCAAGCGGCGCAAGCCGACCATCCTCATCAGCGCGATCTCGACCGTGTTCATGATGGTCGCGTTGATCCAGGCGCCCAACGAGCCGGTGACGCTCGCGACCCTGCTGTTTCTCACAGGCTTCCTGCTGAACGTCGGCTACTCGTCCTTCACCGTGTATCCAGCCGGGCTGACCACCAAGGACGCCTATCCGCTCGCCGTCTCGGTGGTGAATACCGGCGGCCAAGCCGGTGGCGCACTGTTCCCGTTCCTCACGGGGCTGCTGCTCGACGCCTATAGCTGGGATGCCGTGTTCCTGTTCCTGGGCGCCTCGTCCCTGGTGGCGCTGGCCGTCATGCTGCTGGTCGTCGAGCCGATCGAGACCGAACCCGGAGCTGCGATCCAGTAA
- a CDS encoding RraA family protein: protein MAVQIVTAGPVPSTLPAAEEQELRALVTPLISDNLDRLAGIVGLNRYNGKGKIVGTAITIKTRPGDNLGMYQAMTMMQPGHVLVVDGGGDLNNALCGDLMRAYAVARGCAGFVIDGAIRDVTTFAAGDFPCYARGVVHRGPYKSGPAHINVPVCIGGQVVNPGDVVVGDEDGLVVFAPEQVRYVVEKANAKLRQEQAIMAEIEAGAPRQEWLHGMIESFGIKPHVTELSAPQQHRS, encoded by the coding sequence ATGGCAGTGCAAATCGTGACCGCAGGGCCCGTGCCCTCTACGCTTCCCGCAGCCGAAGAGCAAGAGCTTCGCGCTTTGGTCACACCCCTCATCAGCGATAATCTGGACCGTCTTGCTGGAATAGTCGGGCTTAATCGATATAACGGCAAGGGTAAAATCGTCGGTACAGCCATCACAATTAAGACCCGCCCCGGTGACAATCTCGGCATGTACCAGGCTATGACCATGATGCAGCCTGGCCACGTCCTCGTCGTCGATGGTGGAGGTGACCTCAACAATGCCCTGTGTGGTGACCTGATGCGGGCCTACGCGGTCGCGCGCGGCTGCGCCGGCTTCGTGATCGATGGAGCGATCCGCGATGTCACCACCTTCGCCGCCGGCGATTTTCCCTGCTACGCCCGCGGAGTCGTGCACCGCGGACCCTACAAGTCGGGTCCGGCCCACATCAACGTGCCCGTTTGCATCGGCGGCCAGGTTGTCAACCCGGGAGACGTCGTCGTGGGCGACGAGGATGGGCTGGTCGTCTTCGCGCCTGAGCAAGTCCGCTACGTCGTGGAGAAAGCCAACGCCAAGCTGCGTCAAGAGCAGGCCATTATGGCCGAAATTGAGGCCGGAGCACCGCGTCAGGAATGGCTACACGGGATGATCGAAAGCTTCGGCATTAAGCCGCATGTCACCGAGCTCTCTGCTCCTCAACAACATCGCAGTTAA
- a CDS encoding amidohydrolase family protein, whose translation MREILSTAEQVMTFADFHGAADCHFHIMDEAFPTVPNPAVRNRTADVAQYRAFAAEVGTTRGVVVQPSLYGTNNSHTLEALRALGAGYRAVVVIDESVPMATLRAWDRVGVRGVRFNQVQAGATTMAMMPAVAQRIADLGWHIQLHIKASALAEHEAMLRALPVPLVLDHVGRVEHADMARPGFDTILRLLAGGRTWVKLSAPYQDSRRGPPGYEDAVEVGRRLASENEDRLVWGSDWPHVTEPEKPEAGPLSTFLAASLKDEGRIRKALIQNPALLYGF comes from the coding sequence ATGCGTGAAATTCTCTCGACGGCGGAGCAGGTGATGACGTTCGCAGACTTTCATGGAGCGGCGGACTGCCATTTTCACATCATGGATGAGGCGTTTCCCACCGTGCCAAATCCGGCAGTTCGAAACCGTACGGCTGACGTTGCTCAGTATCGCGCCTTTGCGGCTGAAGTCGGCACGACGCGGGGCGTAGTCGTGCAACCCTCGCTTTATGGAACGAACAACAGTCACACACTCGAGGCCCTGCGAGCTCTCGGCGCCGGCTATCGGGCCGTCGTGGTGATTGATGAGAGCGTGCCGATGGCGACGCTCCGTGCATGGGACCGGGTCGGCGTTCGAGGCGTCCGCTTCAACCAGGTCCAGGCGGGCGCGACCACGATGGCCATGATGCCTGCCGTCGCGCAGCGGATTGCCGATCTTGGCTGGCACATTCAGCTCCACATCAAAGCAAGCGCACTCGCCGAGCACGAGGCAATGTTGCGCGCGCTCCCCGTTCCGCTGGTCCTCGACCACGTTGGGCGTGTCGAGCACGCCGACATGGCCCGTCCGGGCTTCGATACCATCCTACGGCTGCTCGCTGGCGGGCGGACTTGGGTGAAGCTCTCGGCGCCTTACCAGGACAGCCGGAGAGGCCCGCCAGGCTACGAGGATGCCGTCGAGGTCGGACGTCGGCTGGCCAGCGAGAACGAGGATCGCCTCGTCTGGGGATCGGACTGGCCCCACGTCACCGAGCCAGAGAAGCCGGAGGCAGGTCCTCTTAGCACATTTCTGGCCGCGAGCCTCAAGGACGAGGGGCGTATTCGCAAAGCGCTCATTCAGAATCCCGCATTGCTCTATGGCTTCTGA
- a CDS encoding TRAP transporter large permease subunit: MVNILANGAPEAVHLGSAPAPEALPERGALARAYQRVMEMIGWLARAVLFVVLVGELCLILVEVSQRIFFGHSFLWAEEISRLALLTIAFIGGALAYRSHQHTTVALVTDALSAPLRRMVMAMIDVTILMIAAVAFLAATDLLQINAQSIMPMLQWNLGLTVVPFIAGMLLIGLFAIERLLIVHRLVPVVQAAIAAGIIGGIVYTMSLIPEIRLETGSALVAMLVVFFAIILLGLPVAFAMLLGSILFLLATDLAPTVAVAQNTIDGSGHFILLTLPFFIWAGMIMEKGGISRRLVGLAMALVGHFRGGLLQVVIMTTYLVSGVSGSKIADVVAVGSVMRDELERKGYHPKDGAAVLSASAAMSETIPPSIAMLVLGSVVPVSIGAMFIAGLLPAAVLALILMALVYVMAVRNPTIHVEKASRAVVVEATLGAILPLLMPAILVVGIKFGLATPTEVSSVAVLYGILLCALVYRSIGWGSFIKIAVECAITSGMVLFIIAAAGSFAWIMAAGNLPQHLVTLLHAAGDNRYLFLAGSILILIVVGSLLEGLPALIILGPILYPMATQLGIDGVHYAMVLLLSMGVGIFMPPLGIGFYVACSVMGTSVEQTSKAILPYLLALLFGILAVSAVPFFSLALLHVFGR, translated from the coding sequence GTGGTGAACATTCTGGCCAACGGTGCGCCGGAGGCAGTCCATCTCGGATCGGCTCCGGCCCCAGAAGCTCTGCCCGAGCGCGGAGCCCTCGCACGCGCCTACCAGCGTGTCATGGAGATGATCGGCTGGCTTGCCCGGGCTGTCTTGTTCGTCGTGCTCGTCGGAGAGCTTTGCCTTATCCTTGTCGAGGTTAGCCAGCGCATTTTCTTCGGCCACTCCTTCCTCTGGGCCGAGGAGATCTCGCGCCTGGCGCTTCTCACGATCGCCTTCATCGGCGGGGCGCTCGCCTATAGGAGTCACCAGCACACCACGGTCGCGCTCGTCACCGACGCACTCTCCGCGCCACTCCGCCGGATGGTGATGGCGATGATAGACGTCACCATCCTCATGATTGCCGCCGTGGCATTCCTGGCTGCGACCGATCTGCTTCAGATCAACGCTCAGTCGATCATGCCGATGCTGCAATGGAATCTCGGCCTCACGGTTGTGCCATTCATTGCCGGCATGCTGCTAATTGGGCTCTTTGCAATTGAGCGTCTGCTCATCGTGCATCGGTTGGTTCCGGTTGTGCAAGCCGCGATTGCCGCCGGGATCATCGGTGGAATCGTTTACACGATGAGCCTTATTCCCGAGATCCGCCTGGAAACGGGTTCGGCACTCGTCGCGATGTTGGTCGTATTTTTCGCCATCATCTTGCTTGGTCTGCCGGTTGCATTCGCGATGCTGCTCGGGTCAATCCTCTTTTTGCTGGCGACTGACCTCGCACCGACTGTCGCGGTCGCTCAGAATACAATCGACGGCTCAGGGCATTTTATTCTCCTCACACTGCCGTTCTTCATCTGGGCCGGCATGATCATGGAAAAGGGCGGCATCAGTCGCCGGCTGGTCGGATTGGCAATGGCGCTGGTCGGCCATTTCCGTGGCGGCTTGCTGCAAGTTGTCATCATGACAACGTACTTGGTTTCAGGGGTCTCGGGATCAAAAATCGCCGATGTCGTCGCAGTCGGCTCAGTCATGCGCGACGAGCTGGAGCGCAAGGGATACCACCCGAAGGATGGTGCCGCCGTCCTGTCGGCCTCTGCAGCCATGTCGGAGACGATCCCGCCCAGTATCGCCATGCTGGTCTTGGGCTCGGTTGTTCCGGTCTCGATCGGGGCCATGTTCATCGCGGGCCTGTTACCGGCCGCAGTGCTGGCTCTGATCCTCATGGCGTTGGTGTACGTCATGGCGGTCCGCAACCCGACCATCCATGTCGAGAAGGCGAGCAGGGCCGTCGTTGTCGAGGCCACTCTCGGTGCGATCCTCCCGTTGCTGATGCCAGCGATCCTTGTCGTGGGGATCAAATTTGGCCTTGCGACGCCGACCGAGGTGTCCTCCGTTGCCGTTCTCTACGGTATTTTGCTGTGCGCCCTCGTCTACCGATCGATCGGGTGGGGTAGTTTCATCAAGATCGCTGTCGAGTGCGCGATAACCTCGGGCATGGTGCTGTTCATCATCGCTGCCGCGGGCTCCTTCGCCTGGATCATGGCGGCCGGCAACCTTCCTCAGCACCTCGTGACGCTCCTCCACGCCGCCGGCGACAACCGCTATCTGTTCCTGGCCGGCTCGATCCTGATCCTCATCGTAGTCGGCTCGCTTCTTGAGGGGCTGCCGGCCCTGATCATTCTCGGGCCCATCCTCTATCCGATGGCGACGCAACTCGGCATCGATGGTGTGCACTACGCCATGGTGCTGCTGCTCTCGATGGGTGTTGGCATCTTCATGCCACCCTTGGGCATCGGCTTCTACGTGGCCTGCTCAGTCATGGGTACGAGCGTCGAACAGACGTCGAAGGCGATCCTTCCATATCTGCTCGCGCTTCTGTTTGGTATTCTCGCAGTATCGGCGGTTCCATTCTTCTCATTGGCACTGTTGCATGTATTTGGACGCTGA
- a CDS encoding TRAP transporter substrate-binding protein, with the protein MVLSRRGLIAAGLSAPFIAQSNFAQAAQHTLKFVYPDTPSHPFMQVARRFADSVKSRTEGAVEVQVFTTGQLGSQGNMLTGMQTGIIDLCCHTSGFVQTLYPKFMVVDLPFLFKDAETAERMLDGPIGPKLLQDLPSKGIYGLSYGHFGWRVVSTIGRSVKVPSEAKGMKIRVQPGAIYAAMFNTLGANPIQIDLSEIYLALSQSAIEAIETPMISMAASKHDEVIKVITKTNHVYNPGIMMASKRKLDSLASKYQQVIREASFEMTKDARSTISKASQEVEGRFASQGITIQPADRAAYRTAMQPVYDQFRPIIGADLMDEVLSQVA; encoded by the coding sequence ATGGTACTGTCTCGTCGTGGCTTGATCGCCGCTGGCCTGTCTGCGCCTTTCATTGCTCAGTCAAATTTCGCCCAAGCGGCGCAGCACACACTGAAATTCGTCTACCCAGATACACCCTCGCACCCGTTCATGCAGGTCGCCCGACGCTTCGCCGACAGCGTCAAATCAAGGACTGAGGGCGCAGTTGAGGTGCAGGTCTTCACGACAGGGCAGCTCGGTTCCCAAGGTAACATGCTCACCGGCATGCAGACCGGCATCATTGACCTCTGCTGTCATACGTCGGGCTTCGTCCAAACGCTCTACCCGAAATTCATGGTCGTCGACCTGCCCTTCCTCTTCAAGGACGCGGAGACTGCCGAACGCATGCTGGATGGCCCCATCGGGCCGAAACTGCTGCAAGATCTGCCGAGCAAGGGTATCTATGGTTTATCCTATGGCCATTTCGGCTGGCGGGTGGTCTCAACGATAGGCCGCTCGGTCAAGGTGCCAAGCGAAGCCAAGGGGATGAAAATCCGTGTTCAACCCGGCGCAATTTACGCCGCGATGTTCAACACGCTCGGCGCCAACCCTATCCAAATTGACCTGTCTGAGATTTATCTCGCCTTGTCTCAGAGCGCGATCGAAGCCATCGAGACCCCGATGATTTCGATGGCAGCGTCGAAACACGACGAGGTGATCAAGGTTATTACAAAGACTAATCACGTCTACAATCCAGGAATTATGATGGCAAGCAAGCGCAAGCTTGATAGCCTTGCATCCAAATACCAGCAAGTAATTCGAGAAGCGTCGTTCGAGATGACTAAGGACGCGCGCTCCACAATTTCCAAGGCAAGCCAAGAGGTCGAAGGCCGTTTTGCGTCGCAAGGAATCACGATCCAGCCTGCTGATCGTGCCGCCTACAGGACCGCAATGCAGCCCGTCTACGATCAGTTCCGGCCCATCATCGGTGCCGATCTGATGGACGAAGTCCTGAGCCAAGTGGCCTGA
- a CDS encoding GntR family transcriptional regulator, whose translation MGRGQDRAYGVLRQRLVGGHYRPGFHLREEPLAQEFGLSRTPIRAALKRLVEDGLATDAGHGIHVAEWSEADIEETFRLRMLLEPHATELAVQRGGGALVEHLESCNCIMADAIAKNDDDAIGIIQEVNRKFHHTLIIFAGSPRLRSILETMIDMPVVVRSFFLYSYEELNQSLHHHRDIAFAARIRDGELGRRAMQLHLRMSYARVLQHRGSRDRLPVLDSL comes from the coding sequence ATGGGACGGGGACAAGACAGAGCGTATGGCGTCCTGCGGCAGAGACTCGTGGGTGGCCATTATCGGCCGGGTTTCCATCTCCGTGAGGAACCGCTCGCCCAAGAGTTTGGTCTCAGTCGCACGCCGATCCGGGCTGCACTGAAAAGGCTCGTGGAGGACGGGCTCGCGACAGATGCCGGTCATGGCATCCACGTGGCAGAGTGGAGCGAGGCGGACATCGAGGAGACGTTTCGGCTTCGCATGCTGCTCGAACCGCATGCAACAGAGCTCGCCGTTCAGCGAGGGGGAGGTGCGCTGGTTGAGCATCTTGAGTCGTGCAATTGTATCATGGCAGACGCTATTGCCAAAAATGACGATGATGCCATTGGGATCATACAAGAAGTAAATCGAAAATTTCACCACACGCTGATAATTTTTGCTGGATCGCCCCGTCTTCGATCTATTCTTGAGACTATGATCGACATGCCGGTTGTCGTGCGGTCTTTCTTTCTATACTCCTATGAAGAATTGAATCAAAGCCTTCATCATCACCGAGATATCGCCTTCGCGGCCCGTATTCGTGACGGTGAGCTCGGGCGGCGGGCTATGCAACTTCACCTGCGCATGTCTTACGCTCGCGTACTGCAGCACCGCGGATCGCGAGATCGGTTGCCCGTATTGGACAGTTTATAG